A stretch of Sulfitobacter sp. THAF37 DNA encodes these proteins:
- a CDS encoding DUF1206 domain-containing protein, with protein sequence MADKSHEGLKWVMRAGYGARAMIYATIGILAIFAAFSSVEASGTKDSLQTLRAQPFGIIALWMIGIGLLGYMVWRVIAGIADVEDHGTDAKGIVARAGQVTTGLIHAGIGVSVLSLAMGTGGSGGDSTQDWTARLMSMPMGRYIVAVGALVLLGAGVYYCYKGWSGKYKEHLAASTFTTRFDPAIKGGLVIYGILLSLVALSIGIAALNADPSQAGGLGKALHTVRAQPYGPVLLGLAGLGLLGFALYNMIEAVFRIVPKVEGPDVETLAKAATG encoded by the coding sequence ATGGCGGACAAGTCACATGAAGGTCTGAAGTGGGTGATGCGCGCGGGCTATGGCGCGCGGGCGATGATCTATGCGACGATCGGAATTCTCGCGATCTTCGCCGCTTTCAGTTCGGTCGAGGCCTCGGGCACGAAAGATTCCCTGCAGACTCTGCGTGCGCAGCCTTTCGGGATCATAGCACTCTGGATGATTGGCATCGGGCTGCTTGGCTACATGGTCTGGCGCGTCATCGCGGGCATCGCGGATGTTGAGGACCACGGCACCGATGCCAAGGGTATCGTCGCGCGAGCGGGGCAGGTGACGACCGGGCTGATCCATGCGGGTATCGGTGTTTCCGTCCTGTCACTGGCGATGGGCACCGGAGGATCGGGTGGCGACAGCACGCAGGACTGGACCGCCAGGCTGATGAGCATGCCGATGGGCCGCTACATCGTCGCCGTGGGGGCGCTGGTGCTGCTCGGTGCCGGAGTATACTATTGCTACAAAGGCTGGAGCGGGAAGTACAAGGAGCATCTCGCGGCGTCCACCTTTACCACGCGGTTCGATCCGGCGATCAAGGGCGGGCTCGTGATCTACGGCATCCTCTTGTCGCTGGTGGCCCTGTCCATCGGGATCGCGGCATTGAATGCCGATCCGTCGCAGGCAGGTGGTCTGGGCAAGGCGCTGCACACCGTGCGCGCACAGCCCTACGGGCCTGTGCTTCTGGGTCTTGCCGGTCTGGGCCTTCTGGGCTTTGCGCTCTACAATATGATTGAGGCCGTGTTTCGCATCGTGCCCAAGGTCGAAGGCCCGGACGTGGAAACACTGGCAAAAGCGGCCACTGGCTGA
- a CDS encoding glycine--tRNA ligase subunit alpha: protein MSRNPDAPRSFQAIILALQTYWARQGCAILQPYDMEVGAGTFHPATTLRSLGTQPWTAAYVQPSRRPTDGRYGENPNRLQHYYQYQVLIKPSPPNLQELYLGSLEAIGINMDLHDIRFVEDDWESPTLGAWGLGWEVWCDGMEVSQFTYFQQVGGHDCHPVSGELTYGLERLAMYVLGVDHVMDMPFNDPDAPIPLKYADVFRQTEEEYARWNFDTANTDVLLRQFEEAEAHCKHILDQPAEDPKTGKRIVMAHPAYDQCIKASHMFNLLDARGVISVTERQAYIGRVRALAKMCADAFVQTRAGGWTGDAA, encoded by the coding sequence ATGTCCCGCAATCCCGACGCACCGCGTTCCTTTCAGGCGATCATCCTTGCCCTCCAGACCTATTGGGCACGGCAGGGCTGCGCCATCCTCCAGCCCTACGACATGGAAGTGGGGGCGGGCACATTCCACCCCGCCACCACGCTGCGCAGCCTGGGCACGCAGCCCTGGACAGCCGCCTATGTTCAGCCCTCGCGCAGGCCCACCGACGGGCGCTACGGGGAAAACCCGAACCGGCTGCAGCATTATTACCAGTATCAGGTGCTGATCAAACCCAGCCCGCCGAATTTGCAGGAGCTTTATCTGGGCTCGCTGGAGGCGATCGGGATCAACATGGACCTGCACGACATCCGCTTTGTCGAAGACGACTGGGAAAGCCCGACGCTGGGCGCCTGGGGGCTGGGCTGGGAAGTCTGGTGCGATGGCATGGAGGTGAGCCAGTTCACCTATTTCCAGCAGGTCGGCGGGCACGACTGCCACCCCGTCTCGGGCGAGCTGACCTATGGGCTGGAGCGGCTGGCGATGTATGTGCTGGGCGTCGATCACGTGATGGACATGCCCTTCAACGACCCGGACGCGCCCATCCCGCTCAAATATGCCGATGTCTTCAGGCAGACCGAAGAGGAATACGCGCGCTGGAATTTCGATACCGCCAATACAGATGTGCTGCTGCGCCAGTTCGAAGAGGCCGAGGCCCATTGCAAGCACATCCTCGACCAGCCTGCCGAGGACCCCAAGACCGGCAAGCGCATCGTCATGGCGCATCCGGCCTATGACCAATGCATCAAGGCCAGTCACATGTTCAATCTGCTGGACGCGCGCGGTGTGATCTCGGTCACGGAACGCCAGGCCTATATCGGGCGCGTGCGCGCGTTGGCCAAGATGTGCGCCGATGCCTTCGTGCAGACCCGCGCGGGCGGCTGGACCGGGGACGCGGCGTGA
- a CDS encoding DUF6446 family protein gives MSGKIIGVVILVSALVAGAALYYLQVYGYYEEVRQDSVALVSPTTQQPEEIPADGITAIDADSSPIRFRACFTTPLSLAFLTESYQMVPDATPRNAPGWFSCFDAEAIGTALEEGGALAFMGQKNVAYGVDRIVAVTEDGRGYVWHELNDCGEKAYDGTVVGEDCPPRPDTAAD, from the coding sequence GTGAGCGGCAAGATCATAGGGGTCGTCATCTTGGTATCTGCACTGGTCGCGGGCGCGGCGCTGTATTACCTGCAGGTCTACGGCTACTACGAAGAGGTGCGCCAGGACAGCGTGGCACTGGTGTCGCCGACCACGCAGCAGCCCGAAGAAATTCCCGCCGACGGTATCACCGCCATCGACGCGGACAGTTCTCCGATCCGGTTCCGGGCCTGTTTCACCACACCGCTCAGCCTGGCCTTCCTGACCGAAAGCTATCAGATGGTGCCCGATGCCACCCCGCGCAACGCGCCGGGCTGGTTTTCGTGCTTTGACGCCGAAGCCATCGGCACCGCGCTGGAAGAGGGTGGCGCCCTGGCGTTCATGGGCCAGAAGAACGTGGCCTATGGCGTGGACCGCATCGTCGCCGTTACCGAGGACGGGCGCGGCTATGTCTGGCACGAGCTGAACGATTGCGGCGAAAAGGCCTACGACGGGACAGTCGTGGGCGAGGATTGCCCGCCGCGCCCCGACACCGCCGCGGACTGA